The Apium graveolens cultivar Ventura chromosome 6, ASM990537v1, whole genome shotgun sequence genome contains a region encoding:
- the LOC141664343 gene encoding uncharacterized protein LOC141664343 isoform X2, whose product MAPVYPTSERNLPTPPAFALRPMNMPASDPNFYPYPRQQLIVDEFPERPGQPECSFYLKTGDCKYRATCKFHHPKTRKTTFTLSDRGLPLRPDQSICSHFSRYGICKYGPACKYDHSESNVTSAESDQRQPRRYGRLGDSDGDWRREPMQQSA is encoded by the exons GCTCCGGTTTACCCAACATCTGAAAGGAACTTGCCTACTCCCCCAGCATTTGCCTTGAGGCCCATGAACATGCCAGCAAGTGATCCCAACTTCTATCCATATCCTCGACAGCAGCTGATAGTTGATGAATTTCCTGAAAGACCTGGACAGCCTGAGTGCAGTTTTTACTTGAAAACAGGGGACTGCAAGTATAGGGCTACCTGTAAATTTCACCACCCCAAAACTCGGAAGACTACCTTTACTCTTAGCGACCGTGGCCTGCCCTTAAGACCT GACCAGAGCATCTGCTCACACTTCAGCCGGTATGGAATTTGCAAGTATGGACCTGCTTGTAAGTATGACCACTCAGAAAGTAACGTCACTTCAGCAGAGTCTGATCAACGCCAGCCTCGTCGGTATGGCAGATTGGGAGATTCAGATGGGGATTGGAGAAGGGAACCTATGCAACAATCGGCCTGA
- the LOC141664343 gene encoding uncharacterized protein LOC141664343 isoform X3, translating to MNMPASDPNFYPYPRQQLIVDEFPERPGQPECSFYLKTGDCKYRATCKFHHPKTRKTTFTLSDRGLPLRPDQSICSHFSRYGICKYGPACKYDHSESNVTSAESDQRQPRRYGRLGDSDGDWRREPMQQSA from the exons ATGAACATGCCAGCAAGTGATCCCAACTTCTATCCATATCCTCGACAGCAGCTGATAGTTGATGAATTTCCTGAAAGACCTGGACAGCCTGAGTGCAGTTTTTACTTGAAAACAGGGGACTGCAAGTATAGGGCTACCTGTAAATTTCACCACCCCAAAACTCGGAAGACTACCTTTACTCTTAGCGACCGTGGCCTGCCCTTAAGACCT GACCAGAGCATCTGCTCACACTTCAGCCGGTATGGAATTTGCAAGTATGGACCTGCTTGTAAGTATGACCACTCAGAAAGTAACGTCACTTCAGCAGAGTCTGATCAACGCCAGCCTCGTCGGTATGGCAGATTGGGAGATTCAGATGGGGATTGGAGAAGGGAACCTATGCAACAATCGGCCTGA